Proteins encoded in a region of the Wenzhouxiangella sp. XN201 genome:
- a CDS encoding LysR family transcriptional regulator, with protein sequence MEHARISLEQWRALVAVVEAGSYAAAAEAINKSASTLSYAINRIETLLGLAVFRIEGRRAVLTAAGQTLYRRAHALIDESGRVERMAQRLAAGEEPELRLAAEIIFPTWLLLDCLDRLSREFPEMRVQLHESVLGGTSELLTRGAVDLAIASSIPAGFVGDALIRVRFIAAAAPHHPLHQLRRELTLDDLRDHRHLVVRDSGSQPAASEAYRVSERRWTVSSKATSIRAACMGLGFAWYAEGIIRRELHGGQLKPLPLREGRERWATLYLVYADADSAGPGARRLSTLLRDAAGPASGPCG encoded by the coding sequence ATGGAACACGCCCGGATCTCGCTCGAGCAGTGGCGCGCGCTGGTGGCGGTGGTGGAGGCCGGCAGCTATGCGGCGGCCGCCGAGGCAATCAACAAGTCAGCCTCGACGCTCAGTTATGCCATTAATCGCATCGAGACCTTACTGGGGCTTGCGGTCTTTCGCATCGAGGGCCGGCGCGCCGTGCTGACCGCGGCCGGTCAGACCCTGTACCGCCGTGCGCACGCCCTGATCGATGAATCCGGGCGGGTCGAACGCATGGCCCAGCGCCTCGCCGCAGGCGAGGAGCCCGAACTGCGGCTCGCCGCCGAGATCATCTTCCCGACCTGGCTGCTGCTCGACTGCCTCGATCGCCTGTCGCGGGAGTTTCCCGAGATGCGCGTGCAGCTGCACGAGTCGGTGCTCGGCGGAACCAGCGAGCTGCTCACCCGCGGGGCAGTCGACCTGGCCATCGCTTCCTCGATTCCGGCGGGCTTCGTCGGCGACGCCCTCATTCGCGTTCGCTTTATCGCCGCCGCCGCGCCGCATCACCCACTACACCAGCTCCGGCGCGAGCTCACACTCGACGACCTGCGCGACCATCGACACCTGGTGGTGCGCGACAGCGGCAGCCAGCCGGCCGCCAGCGAGGCCTACCGGGTGAGCGAACGGCGCTGGACGGTGAGCAGCAAAGCCACCTCGATCCGCGCCGCCTGCATGGGCCTGGGCTTTGCCTGGTACGCCGAAGGCATCATCCGGCGCGAACTCCATGGCGGGCAGCTCAAGCCGCTGCCCTTGCGCGAAGGGCGCGAACGCTGGGCAACGCTTTATCTCGTCTACGCCGATGCCGACAGCGCCGGCCCCGGCGCACGCCGCCTCTCCACACTTTTAAGAGACGCCGCCGGCCCGGCCAGTGGGCCATGCGGTTAA
- a CDS encoding mechanosensitive ion channel family protein, with translation MSDTLHSLITSETFLSIMRAVVMVGAGLLLASLGGRLTQRLLSKRLAPQTLQLTRRAVFYGVLALFIASAMRELGFSLAVIMGAAGILTVAIGFASQTTASNLISGLFLIGERSFEIGDFIQVGETTGEVLSIDALSVKLRTLNNVFIRIPNETLIKSEVITITRYPIRRYDLMLGVAYKEDLDHVREVLMDVAEHIPACLDEPEPIMYFLGFGESELQIQFSVWSRREDFLKFRSTVATAVKRALDDAGIEIPFPHRSLYAGEATRPFPVTVVDPAETQSSD, from the coding sequence ATGAGCGATACACTGCACAGCCTGATCACCAGCGAAACATTCCTGTCGATCATGCGGGCGGTCGTCATGGTCGGTGCCGGCCTGCTGCTGGCCTCGCTGGGCGGCCGGCTGACACAACGGCTACTGAGTAAGCGCCTGGCGCCACAGACCCTGCAGCTCACCCGGCGCGCGGTGTTTTACGGCGTGCTGGCCCTGTTCATCGCCTCGGCCATGCGCGAACTGGGCTTCAGTCTCGCGGTCATCATGGGGGCCGCGGGCATACTGACGGTGGCCATCGGGTTTGCCTCGCAGACGACCGCCTCCAACCTGATCAGCGGCCTGTTCCTGATCGGTGAGCGCAGCTTCGAGATCGGGGATTTCATCCAGGTCGGGGAAACCACCGGCGAAGTGCTGTCAATCGACGCCCTGTCGGTCAAGCTGCGCACCCTCAATAATGTCTTCATCCGCATTCCCAACGAGACCCTGATCAAGAGCGAGGTGATCACTATCACCCGCTATCCCATCCGCCGCTATGACCTGATGCTCGGCGTGGCCTACAAGGAAGATCTCGATCATGTCCGTGAGGTACTCATGGATGTGGCCGAACACATCCCGGCCTGCCTCGACGAACCCGAGCCGATTATGTATTTTCTCGGTTTCGGGGAATCGGAACTTCAGATTCAGTTCTCTGTGTGGTCACGACGCGAGGACTTCCTGAAATTCCGCAGCACCGTCGCCACCGCCGTCAAGCGGGCCCTGGATGACGCCGGCATCGAGATTCCGTTTCCCCATCGCTCGCTGTACGCTGGTGAGGCCACGCGACCCTTCCCGGTCACCGTGGTCGATCCTGCCGAGACGCAATCTTCTGACTAG
- a CDS encoding thioredoxin family protein — MAKTRSTMLPLGTQAPEFELPEPATGKTWRFEDVAGRKGTLVMFICNHCPFVKHVLDELVRLGNDYQDSDIGIVAISSNDVTGYPQDRPERMAELAQQKGFPFPYLYDQPQTAARSYDAACTPDFYIFDADRRLVYRGQLDDSRPGNGKPVDGRDVRAALDALLAGQPVSEDQKPSIGCNIKWRE; from the coding sequence ATGGCCAAGACAAGATCCACCATGCTGCCGCTGGGCACACAAGCGCCCGAGTTCGAACTGCCCGAGCCGGCCACCGGCAAGACCTGGCGTTTCGAGGACGTGGCCGGCCGCAAGGGCACGCTGGTAATGTTCATCTGCAACCACTGCCCCTTCGTCAAGCACGTGCTCGACGAACTGGTCCGGCTGGGGAACGATTACCAGGACAGCGATATCGGCATCGTCGCCATCTCCAGCAACGACGTGACCGGCTACCCGCAGGACCGGCCCGAGCGCATGGCTGAACTGGCGCAGCAGAAGGGTTTTCCCTTCCCCTATCTCTACGACCAGCCGCAAACGGCCGCCCGCTCCTATGACGCTGCCTGCACCCCCGATTTCTACATTTTCGACGCCGATCGACGCCTGGTCTACCGCGGCCAGCTCGACGATTCCCGGCCGGGCAATGGCAAGCCGGTCGATGGCCGCGACGTCCGTGCCGCGCTCGACGCCTTGCTGGCCGGACAGCCGGTATCGGAGGATCAGAAGCCTTCGATCGGCTGCAATATCAAGTGGCGGGAATAA
- a CDS encoding NAD(P)H-dependent oxidoreductase, whose product MQTLLVIKSSLFNGSGQSSRLADAFAARWRENNPNGRVLCRDLALEPLPHLTAEAFTGFQRDSAERSPGQHAAAAISDELIAELNAADAVVLGLPMYNFTIPSTFKAWMDHVARAGVTFRYTENGPEGLVGEKPLYVFAARGGKYQGTEMDTQTPLIRTFFGMLGITGVRFTYVEGLAMGEETAEQARSQAVEAIDRLAA is encoded by the coding sequence ATGCAAACATTACTGGTGATCAAGTCGAGCCTGTTTAACGGCTCGGGCCAGTCGAGCCGGCTGGCCGACGCTTTTGCCGCGCGCTGGCGCGAGAACAATCCGAACGGGAGGGTCCTGTGCCGCGATCTGGCGCTTGAGCCGCTGCCGCACCTGACGGCCGAAGCCTTCACCGGCTTTCAGCGCGACAGTGCCGAACGCAGCCCGGGGCAGCACGCTGCCGCTGCGATATCCGACGAGTTGATCGCTGAACTCAATGCGGCCGATGCCGTTGTGCTCGGGCTGCCGATGTACAACTTCACCATCCCGTCGACCTTCAAGGCCTGGATGGATCATGTCGCCCGTGCCGGCGTGACTTTTCGCTATACCGAGAACGGGCCGGAGGGCCTGGTCGGGGAAAAGCCGCTGTACGTTTTCGCCGCCCGCGGCGGAAAGTACCAGGGCACCGAGATGGATACCCAGACGCCGCTGATTCGCACTTTCTTCGGCATGCTGGGCATCACCGGCGTCCGCTTTACCTATGTCGAAGGCCTGGCCATGGGCGAGGAAACGGCTGAACAGGCGCGTTCGCAGGCGGTCGAAGCCATCGACCGCCTGGCGGCCTGA
- a CDS encoding pirin family protein has protein sequence MTHNRELRLTIPSMPTSDGAGVKLRRSLGQRAVDALRLDPFLMLDEFYSDNPDDYLAGFPPHPHRGFETVTYMLDGHMQHQDHLGNTGDLGPGGVQWMTAGRGVIHSEMPQQREGRMRGFQLWINLPGAEKMKPADYRDIPAESIPELELDGARIRVIAGRIALEGQAAAGAVNAEPDSMATDPVYLDVHLEANAELVLPLPESHNAFVYPYEGELDVAGQFLRQQAVGILGEGEAVSLRAGEAGARLLLLAGRPIGEPVAQYGPFVMNTREEIEQAVADYRDGRLTDAPA, from the coding sequence ATGACCCACAATCGCGAACTGAGACTGACCATTCCTTCGATGCCGACTTCGGACGGCGCCGGCGTCAAGTTGCGCCGCAGCCTCGGCCAGCGCGCCGTCGATGCGCTCCGGCTCGATCCCTTCCTGATGCTCGACGAGTTCTACTCGGACAACCCCGACGACTACCTCGCCGGCTTTCCGCCGCATCCGCACCGCGGGTTCGAGACGGTCACCTACATGCTCGATGGGCACATGCAGCACCAGGACCACCTCGGCAACACGGGTGACCTGGGCCCCGGTGGCGTGCAGTGGATGACCGCCGGGCGTGGCGTGATCCACTCGGAGATGCCGCAGCAGCGCGAGGGCCGCATGCGCGGCTTCCAGCTGTGGATCAACCTGCCGGGGGCCGAAAAAATGAAACCGGCCGACTATCGCGATATTCCGGCCGAGTCGATTCCGGAGCTGGAACTGGATGGGGCGCGTATCCGCGTCATTGCCGGCCGGATCGCGCTCGAGGGCCAGGCGGCCGCCGGCGCGGTCAACGCCGAGCCGGACTCGATGGCCACCGACCCGGTCTACCTCGACGTCCACCTGGAGGCCAATGCCGAGCTGGTACTGCCCTTGCCGGAAAGTCACAACGCCTTTGTCTATCCCTACGAAGGCGAGCTCGACGTGGCCGGGCAATTCCTGCGGCAGCAGGCGGTCGGAATCCTGGGCGAAGGCGAGGCGGTGTCCCTGCGCGCCGGTGAAGCGGGTGCCCGATTGCTGCTGCTGGCCGGCCGGCCGATCGGTGAGCCGGTGGCCCAGTACGGGCCTTTCGTGATGAATACGCGCGAGGAGATCGAGCAGGCCGTCGCGGATTATCGCGACGGACGACTGACAGATGCGCCCGCCTGA